The genomic DNA GGAGGACGACGTGGGGTGAGTGCCGGACGGGAGAGTGTTGAGAGCTCTCACTCACTGGAGGACGACGTGGGGTGAGTGCCGGACGGGAGAGTGTTGAGAGCTCTCACTCACTGGAGGACGACGTGGAGTGAGTGCCGGACGGGAGAGTGTTGAGAGCTCTCACTCACTGGAGGACGACGTGTTCAGAGTGCCGGACGGGAGAGTGTTGAGAGCTTTCACTCACTGGAGGACGACGTGGGGTGAGTGCCGGACGGGAGAGTGTTGAGAGCTTTCACTCACTGGAGGACGACGTGGGGTGAGTGCCGGACGGGAGAGTGTTGAGAGCTCTCACTCACTGGAGGACGACGTGGGGTGAGTGCCGGACGGGAGAGTGTTGAGAGCTCTCACTCACTGGAGGACGACGTGGGGTGAGTGCCGGACGGGAGAGTGTTGAGAGCTCTCACTCACTGGAGGACGACGTGGGGTGAGTGCCGGACGGGAGAGTGTTGAGAGCTCTCACTCACTGGAGGACGACGTGGGGTGAGTGCCGGACGGGAGAGTGTTGAGAGCTCTCACTCACTGGAGGACGACGTGTTCAGAGTGCCGGACGGGAGAGTGTTGAGAGCTTTCACTCACTGGAGGACAACGTGgatagggtagtggtggtgtgtgtgtgtgtgtgtgtgtgtgtgtgtgtgtgtgtgtgtgtgtgtgtgagtgggtgtgtgtgtgtttttttgtgtgtattcacctagttgtgcttgcgggggttgagctctggctctttggtcccgcctgatgtgtgtgtgtgtgtgtgtgtgttggagggggaggggggctggtggctgaatggacagcgctcgacACTCgtagacctagggaccggggttcgatcccagcgCCGGcgaaaaaacaaatgggcagagtttccttcaccctgatgcccctgttacctagcagtaaataggtacctgagagttagtcaactgctatggctgcttcctgggtgtgtgtatgtgtgtggaggaaaaaaatagttagtagttagtaacagttgattgattgacagttgagaggcgggccgaaagagcagagctcaacccccgcaagctcaactaggtgaatacacacacacacacacacacacacacacacacacacacacacacacacacacacatacacatacaatctatacaccagttgattgacagttgagaggcgggaccaaagagccaaagctcaacacccgcaagcacaaataggtaagtacaaataggtgagtacacatattgacagttgagaggtgggacctaagagccagagctgaacccccgcaaacacaactaggtgagtacacacacatctcGAGGATACAGCCAAAAACAGCTCTCAGGTACTGAtattctgctaggtgaacagaagcaacaGGTGGCATAAGCTTTTTCCAATTTATTTCTACTtcggcctgggattgaacccagtccCTTTGCACTGCGTCTCCCACACACgacaccccccacctcccacattcaccccccccttccccacacagCTCCCACATGCCCCACACCCCCCACTCTCCTGCCTCGTATACCCTTGCCACAAAGGTCAGAGGACTAACTACATACCATGCTATTTGTCTTCAAAATATTACCTTCCTTAAAATCAGCTTACTCCAACGAGAGAGAAAAAATCTCGTTCTTAAATGCATTTTGGCTCAAACTTAAAGCACTTTAATTAGAGAGAAGAGCGGACTGTATTTTGCACATAGCATCAAATTTGAGACGATACATTGAGGTGTATATGTAGTTTGCCTGCCACGCATGTGgaccgattttgggtatttttcgTACTTTAAGATCGCCCACAGCCGCAAGGAACTCCCTTAAACACCTGTTTTTAAAACGTTTTCTGACGCCATTATTTCTCAATTTTTGTTGTTTTGATTTTATTCTCCACAGCCGCAAGGAACTCCCTTAAACACCTGTTTTAAAACGTTTTCTGACACCATTATTTCTCAATTTcagttttttatttaattttattcccCTCAGATGCAAGGAACTCGTTTAAAGATCTGTATTTACAACGTTTTCTGAAACCATTATATCTccaaatttttatttttaatttatttgtaTTTCTGGCTGAGAATGTGTATATAATGGATATCCTTAAATTAACATTTCTGCCCAAATGTCACATATCTGTTAATTTCACGTTATAGCCAATACCCTAAACGGTTCCCTAAATGTACCCTAAATACCCTAAATGTCTCAAAACTTCATGTCTGAATTTCAGATGGTTCTTGCAGTTATTTTGTATTTTCCTGCAGCTGTTCTGTTGTTAACTCCTGTAACTGAGGGAATTAATTCCTTCACAAACTCTGTCAAAGACCACAGGTTTTTGACGAACATATCTAtacgttatgttctctaacatctaTGTTACGTTCTCTAACATCTATGTTACGTTCTCTAACATCtatgttatgttctctaacatctatgttatgttctctaacatctaTGTTACGTTCTCTAACATCTATGTTACGTTCTCTAACATCTATGTTACGTTCTCTAACATCTATGTTACGTTCTCTAACATCtatgttatgttctctaacatctaTGTTACGTTCTCTAACATCTATGTTACGTTCTCTAACATCtatgttatgttctctaacatctatgttatgttctctaacatctatgttatgttctctaacatctaTGTTACGTTCTCTAACATCTATGTTACGTTCTCTAACATCtatgttatgttctctaacatctatgttatgttctctaacatctatgttatgttctctaacatctatgttatgttctctaacatctaTGTTACGTTCTCTAACATCTATGTTACGTTCTCTAACATCtatgttatgttctctaacatctgTGTTTAGAATGTTTTGTACAGTCGATGTTTCATCTAATgttctttttttgttttgaaccGGATATAAACATCGATTTTAAAGAGTTGATTCATGTGGAATTCTCGTGTTGCGAGTGTTTATGGCTTCGTCGCGAGTTGATTTAGTGTTATGAGGCAAGTGTTGGCTTCAACAAGTTGCTCATCTAGTCCATTCCGCTCTAGTGTCAATCTGGGATGAGGGTACATACCTAGttatccttgcgggggttgagctttgggtctttggtcccgccactcaaccgtcATTCTACCAAaagacgcctctcaactgtcaaaagtgtgtgtgtgtactcatctatttgtacccacctagttgtgcttgcggggggtttagctttggctctttggtcccgcctctcaaccgtcaattaactggtaaatcaatcaactgtgtgtgtgtgtgtattcacctatttgtgcctgcaggatcgagcattgattctTGCATCacatctcgtgtgtgtgtgtgtgtgtgtgtgtgtgtgtgtgtgtgtgtgtgtgtgtgtgtgtgtgtgtgtgtgtgtgtgtgtgtgtgtgtgtgtgtgtgtgtgtgtgtgtgtgtattcacctagttgtttttgcgggggttgagctctgctctttcggcccgtctctcaactgtcaataaaccaaTTATAACTAACTTCTAACTAAGTAATTTTtttctacacacacacgcacacccaggaagcagttccgtagcagctgtctaactcccaggcacttatttactgctaggtaacaggggcatctggatgaaagaaactttgcccacttgtttctgcctggtccgggaatcgaacccgggccacagaattacgagtcctgtgctctGTCCGCTCAGTTACCAAACcccctatatgtgtgtgtgtgtgtgtgtgtgtgtgtgtgtgtgtgtgtgtgtgtgtgtgtgtgtgtgtgtgtgtgtgtgtgtgtgtgtaatgagatTCGAACCCCCTCCGTTGCTACTAAATATTACAACGGGTGTTTTCTAATTACTCACCGCCCAGCTGACACGAcacctcaacccctccccccccccttcctttccaACTTAATCCCCTCCACCCATTCCTTCTCCTTTCCACctcctctctctgtcttctcttcatctctctctccctcctgtaaTTACTTAAATCACCTTTCTACACTTCCGCTTCTTTTAATATGCCTATTTATTCTTGCTTCCGTTTTAAACAATTTTTTTCTAATTGATTCGTATTTTCTGTTAAATAATCAGTCACCACAGGCAAATGTGACCTCAACACTCTGAGTAAATAAAGCTGAAACGCTTGGGTACGAGGATTTAGACCAGTGGGAGGCGGACGTAGTATTAGCGTAGCGTATCAGAATCatacaaaatcaaaatcaaaacctTGAGCGTAGTTCGAGGAAAGCTCGGTCATAATTAGTCGGGAGTCATGCGTttacattcataaacaaggggggtttggcggctggattaacgagggtGTTTACCATTCTTTATGGAGACAAGCTGTTTAGAGTAGTTCGCTTTAAACAATTGAAGCAAAGCGGCGCCTTTTGCCATTGTTATgctacccgtcctcagaccaggggctagattcacgaaagcacttacgcaaacacttacgaacctgtacatcttttctcaatctttggcggctttgtttccaattattaaacagttaatgagctccgaagcaccaggaagctgtttataacaataacaacagttgaatgggaagttttcatgcttgtaaactgtttaataaatgtaaccaaagccgtcaaagattgaggaaagatgtacacgtgcgTAAGTAATTGCGTAAGTGctctcgtgaatctggccccaggttcattcaattcagcggtcgaccacagagacgcattcatcaattttaacattctgttcattcaaaacaggaaaattctcaaatataaattaatattgcagacgaggagtcacaaataacgtgactgaaatatgttgaccagaccatacactagaaagcaatccgtcctcgactcaagtccattacatccagcggtcaaccccacagacgcattcataaattttaacatgctgttcattcaaaacgggaattttctcaagtataaatgaatattataatatattagcatattgtgtatatataggcataggttaggttaggttaggtgtttaggttctgttggcgattatttgtatttgtagtacgtgggtggagCATTTATAGCGTTATGATTCGAACaagattcgtcagtgaagcacttgttccggatatgttcgaacgtcagcagttgtgagtcgtgtgtaaaccgcttttcattcatatacagggggtttggcgggtacatggaatcacttttggatctttgtttggaggacgggctgctagaaagtgaagggatgacgacgtttggtccgtcctggaccattctcaagtcgatttgagaagtctcaaaaatcgacttgagaatggtacagaacggaccgaaacgtcgtcgtcccttcactttatagtgtgtggtttggtcaacataaattaatattgttattataGCATActttgcatatttaggcattggttaggttaggtgtttaagttctgttggcgattatttgtatttgtagtacgtgggtgaagcatttatagcgttgtgattcgaacgaaattcgtcagtgaagcacttgttccggaactgtttgaacgtcatcagttgtaagacgtgtgtaaaccgttttgcaTTCATAAACAcggggtttggcggctgcatggaatggactttgggccttTTGTTTATACAGACGGGTTGTGTTTTGCGGCTTGGCTGTACTGAAACACGGCGTGGCTGGCTTCGAGAGGGTTCATCATCGGTTTCATTCTGAACTCGAAACAAAGGGCTACTGAACCCCCCTTTACTTCCTCGGGGTCAGATCAACAAGGCGTTAACTAGTGTTAGTAGTGTTTGGACTGTGACGAGTGTAACGAAATTATGTAGTGTAACTAAATGCTTTAACCACTCAGAGTGAATTACTGTGACTGAATGTTGGACTGCAGTTTAATTATCCGTTTTCTAACATTTTGTGTCGTTACGACTATGGTTGTATGTGGGTCACTGTTAACTCGAGAGAGCTACTGATTGTCTCCAGAGATTAGTGTTTTGCAGGAAATACCAGTTAAAAACCCCGACTTTAACTTCTGTGGTGAAATTACGTACTTCTCGGCAACTTTCGTCTAGTGTTTGTTAATTTGTGCGGGGAAGTGTGACTACTTCTTGCAAGATGTGTGGATATGAGTGTATGGCTCAATCATTAGTGGGTCAACCACTCCCGGCAGTGTGATCTCACTCTACGAGGTCCGGCAGCGTCATCAGTCATCAAGGTAAGCGACTCCTCGATCATCAGGTGTCACATTCATCTGTCCTGCTATAGATGCATAATGTTTTATAATATAATGATTATTGTGGTGATTGCAGTATATCTGTGTATGTATTGAAATGTATAAATGCATTTCGTTACTGTATATTAATACTCGCTTTTCATTATAGGTAAGGGGAGGATCATAGAAAATGGATAAAAGAACCACCAATTTGAAGGTAAGTTTCCAGCTCCTTCTGTTTGAATTTATTTTAGAAATCTATCATACCAGAGTGTGGAAGGTCCTCAGCATTTCCAGGCGAGCAATAACAGCTACTGTGAGACCTGTGTACTGGCAGGCTGGACGCTCCCAGCATCGTAAGAGCCTCTGCAACTCTGCAGTTAAATAGACTCGTGATTCAGAGCCAAAATTATTCAAATTAACGCCTTCGTTGCTAAATTTATAATCTCCAGTAACAAATCATAACGTAAGAATAGTACTAGTTGGATAACACAAAGTTTCGTTATGCGAGCGGAACCTTCCGAGCGGCAAGGAAGATGAAGGATTTCTCTAGGCCAGTGGCAGTCAACTTGTATCCAGAGTTAGATCTTATAGACCAAAGGAGGTTGCCAATCACCGAGGCTCCAGGAATCGTGTAGTTTTTGGGACGGCAGGAGAAGTAAGGGAGGGATGTTGTGGTCTCTGAGTGGACGAATCCTTGAGTGCAGTCCTGTGTACTCGGACTCTGGTTGAAATACATCCAGCAAGGGATGTCAAGCTTCCTAGTAAGCCATTGGTGAGGTGGTCTTCGTGAACGAGACTCGGGCAGAGTGCCGAGGTCTTCTACTGGTAGTCGCTGTCTGTTCAGACAGGTTTGGAGCACCGCAGCAGGCAACCGGTTAAGCTTTCTATAGTCCCCCTCGTGTGATTAGTTGTTAGCCTGTCCGGGAGCTGAATTAAGCGTGCTGTGGCAAACAAGTGACTTCGTTATCAGCTGTGTTTAGTGTGGAGATTGTGGCAGTATGTTTGCTTTCAGAGAAACACAATGGCCAGAGAATTCTATTACACATAAATGTAGTCAATTTTGTTATAACGTTCACTGAAGCAGCTGCAGGAAACTGCTGAGTATTTTTGAGAGTACCTGCAGGGGTCGAAAATGTTGCAGAGCGCCAGCTGAATAATGCTATGTGTTTGTGGCTGGATATATATACTAGACAGGGCTTGGGGAAACATTTAACATATCCATTAACAACATTTTGATGTTCAAGGTTATGTTATCAGTCATAACACGGCGTTTCGCCAGATCCTTGGAACTTAGTATTGTTGTCTATTAAATGCCAGGAAATTCCAACGAATCCATACAGCAGAAAATTTTTCACAAGAAAAATTTTCATGCGCCAAAATACTAATTTTCGTCCAAATGAGGTATAGAACCTCTCCTAAGTCAACGAACATTGTTGCACATGCACTAAGTAGTCCTGTGTACACCGAATTAACTTCGTTCAGCAAGTAAAGAGTTTTT from Procambarus clarkii isolate CNS0578487 chromosome 32, FALCON_Pclarkii_2.0, whole genome shotgun sequence includes the following:
- the LOC138370514 gene encoding uncharacterized protein — protein: MYNHDFNHSNGRVENVREHNIDVRERNIDVRERNIDVREHNIDVREHNIDVREHNIDVREHNIDVRERNIDVRERNIDVREHNIDVREHNIDVREHNIDVRERNIDVRERNIDVREHNIDVRERNIDVRERNIDVRERNIDVRERNIDVREHNIDVREHNIDVRERNIDVRERNIDVREHNV